A genomic region of Miscanthus floridulus cultivar M001 chromosome 3, ASM1932011v1, whole genome shotgun sequence contains the following coding sequences:
- the LOC136541748 gene encoding probable 2-oxoglutarate-dependent dioxygenase SLC1, producing the protein MHTNMAILDVDLAQNNNSSSAPPCHAHAHARQQAHADEQQDAEEEDQQQLLLKGVRHQCERGTITKLPARYVLPPSDRPAPGDQPRSSSCIFPVIDLARLRVPAERAAALAELDAACRDYGFFQVVGHGVDGGGRMLDVARRFFDLPFQERARYMSADIRAPVRYGTSFNQLNDGVLCWRDFLKLVCCDDLAAVVTSWPDAPTDLREVVSAYARSSRRLFRELMEAALEALGIRSGGAAEMLADCEAGSQMLMVNCFPACPEPDLTLGMPPHSDYGFLTVLLQDQVNGLEVRHADMWVLVDPLPGSLVVNIGDHFEMYSNGRYKSLLHRVRVNSARPRISVASLHGLLPERVIGPAPELVDDEKNPRMYMDTDFATFLDYLSSAEGKHKSFLQTRRLITN; encoded by the exons atgcatacaAACATGGCAATCCTCGACGTCGACCTGGCCCAGAACAATAATAGCAGCAGTGCTCctccctgtcatgctcatgctcatgctcgtCAGCAGGCACACGCAGACGAGCAGCAGGACGCGGAAGAGGAGGATCAGCAGCAACTGCTCCTCAAGGGCGTGCGCCACCAGTGCGAGCGGGGAACCATTACGAAGCTGCCGGCTCGCTACGTCCTGCCGCCCTCCGACCGTCCAGCACCCGGCGACCAGCCGCGCAGTAGCAGCTGCATCTTCCCCGTCATCGACCTGGCCCGGCTGCGCGTGCCCGCGGAGCGCGCCGCCGCCCTGGCCGAGCTGGACGCGGCCTGCAGGGACTACGGCTTCTTCCAGGTGGTTGGCCACGGCGTGGACGGCGGCGGCCGGATGCTGGACGTGGCGCGCCGCTTCTTCGACCTGCCCTTCCAGGAGCGCGCGCGATACATGTCCGCCGACATCCGGGCCCCCGTGCGCTACGGCACCAGCTTCAACCAGCTCAACGACGGCGTCCTCTGCTGGCGGGACTTCCTCAAGCTCGTCTGCTGCGACGACCTCGCCGCCGTCGTGACGTCGTGGCCAGACGCGCCCACTGACCTCAG GGAGGTGGTGTCGGCATACGCGCGGTCGAGCCGGCGGCTGTTCAGGGAGCTCATGGAGGCGGCGCTGGAGGCGCTAGGGATCCGCTCCGGCGGCGCCGCCGAGATGCTGGCGGATTGCGAGGCCGGGTCGCAGATGCTCATGGTCAACTGCTTCCCGGCGTGCCCAGAGCCGGATCTCACGCTGGGTATGCCACCGCACTCGGACTACGGCTTCCTCACCGTCCTCCTGCAGGACCAGGTGaacggcctcgaggtcaggcacgctgacatgtgggtcctcgTGGACCCACTCCCCGGCTCACTCGTCGTCAACATCGGAGACCACTTCGAG ATGTACAGCAACGGGCGTTACAAGAGCCTGCTGCACCGGGTCCGCGTGAACTCGGCTCGGCCGCGCATCTCCGTGGCGTCGCTGCACGGCCTGCTGCCGGAGAGGGTGATCGGGCCGGCGCCGGAGCTGGTGGACGACGAGAAGAACCCGAGGATGTACATGGACACGGACTTCGCCACCTTCCTCGACTACCTCAGCTCGGCCGAGGGCAAGCACAAGTCCTTCCTCCAGACCAGGAGACTCATCACCAACTGA